The following are encoded in a window of Cupriavidus oxalaticus genomic DNA:
- the katG gene encoding catalase/peroxidase HPI, with product MSNEAKCPFTHTAGGGTTNREWWPKQLRLDLLSQHSAKSNPLGPDFNYRKAFKELDLAAVKKDLAGLMTDSQDWWPADFGHYGPLFIRMAWHAAGTYRIGDGRGGAGRGQQRFAPLNSWPDNVSLDKARRLLWPIKQKYGQNISWADLLVLTGNVALETMGFKTFGFGGGREDTWEPDGDVYWGDEKTWLGGDVRYGKGAAGKYDDAGVLVADEDMHGAEASRTDHGRNLENPLAAVQMGLIYVNPEGPEGNPDPLAAAHDIRETFARMAMNDEETVALIAGGHAFGKTHGAGPADNVGAEPEGADLELQGLGWSSSFGTGRGADTITSGLEVTWSKTPTQWGNSYLENLFGHDWEPSKSPAGANQWVAKDAGETIPHAFDPSKKLRPTMLTTDLSLRFDPEYEKISRRFLEHPDQLTDAFARAWFKLTHRDMGPLARYLGPEVPQEELLWQDPVPKVDHPLVNDQDVAALKQKVLASGLPLSQLVQTAWASASSFRGSDKRGGANGARIRLAPQKDWAANEPEQLGKVLKALEGIQAEFNGAQSGGKKISLADLIVLAGGAAIEQAAQKAGHKVTVPFSPGRTDASQEQTDVDVMAALEPKADGFRNFVKAKYSIPPEHLLIDKAQLLTLTVPEMTVLIGGLRVLNVHTGPDAHGVLTDRPETLTNDFFRNLLDMRLEWKPLSDERELFEGRDRKTGDKKWTGTRVDLVFGSNSQLRALCEVYASADAQEKFVRDFVAAWARVMNLDRFDLLD from the coding sequence ATGTCTAACGAAGCAAAGTGTCCCTTCACGCATACCGCCGGCGGCGGTACGACCAATCGCGAGTGGTGGCCAAAGCAGCTGCGGCTGGACCTGCTCAGCCAGCATTCCGCCAAGTCCAACCCGCTGGGCCCGGACTTCAATTACCGCAAGGCGTTCAAGGAGCTGGACCTGGCCGCGGTGAAGAAGGACCTGGCGGGGCTGATGACCGATTCGCAGGACTGGTGGCCGGCGGACTTTGGCCACTACGGCCCGCTGTTCATCCGCATGGCGTGGCACGCCGCCGGCACCTATCGTATCGGCGACGGCCGCGGCGGTGCCGGGCGCGGGCAGCAGCGTTTCGCGCCGCTCAACAGCTGGCCGGACAACGTCAGCCTGGACAAGGCGCGCCGGCTGCTGTGGCCGATCAAGCAGAAGTACGGCCAGAACATCTCGTGGGCCGACCTGCTGGTGCTGACCGGCAACGTCGCGCTGGAGACCATGGGCTTCAAGACCTTCGGTTTCGGCGGCGGACGCGAAGACACCTGGGAACCTGACGGCGACGTGTACTGGGGCGATGAAAAGACCTGGCTCGGCGGTGACGTGCGCTATGGCAAGGGTGCCGCGGGCAAGTACGACGACGCCGGCGTGCTGGTTGCCGACGAGGACATGCATGGCGCCGAGGCCAGCCGCACCGATCATGGCCGCAACCTGGAGAACCCGCTGGCCGCCGTGCAGATGGGCCTGATCTATGTGAACCCGGAAGGCCCGGAGGGGAACCCGGACCCGCTTGCCGCGGCGCACGATATCCGCGAGACCTTCGCGCGCATGGCCATGAATGACGAGGAAACCGTCGCGCTGATCGCCGGCGGGCATGCCTTCGGCAAGACGCACGGTGCCGGACCGGCGGACAACGTCGGGGCCGAACCGGAAGGCGCGGATCTCGAACTCCAGGGCCTGGGCTGGTCGAGCAGCTTCGGCACCGGCAGGGGCGCCGATACCATCACCAGCGGGCTGGAGGTGACCTGGAGCAAGACGCCGACGCAATGGGGCAACAGCTACCTGGAAAACCTGTTTGGCCACGACTGGGAACCGAGCAAGAGCCCTGCGGGCGCCAACCAGTGGGTTGCCAAGGACGCCGGCGAGACCATCCCGCATGCGTTCGATCCGTCGAAGAAACTGCGGCCGACGATGCTGACCACGGACCTGTCGCTGCGTTTCGACCCCGAATACGAGAAGATCTCGCGGCGCTTCCTGGAGCATCCGGACCAACTGACCGATGCCTTCGCCCGCGCCTGGTTCAAGCTGACCCACCGCGACATGGGGCCGCTCGCGCGCTACCTGGGCCCGGAAGTCCCGCAGGAAGAGCTGCTCTGGCAGGACCCGGTGCCGAAGGTCGACCATCCGCTGGTCAACGACCAGGATGTCGCCGCGCTCAAGCAGAAGGTGCTGGCGTCAGGCCTGCCGCTGTCGCAGCTGGTGCAGACCGCCTGGGCCTCGGCATCGAGCTTCCGCGGTTCGGACAAGCGGGGCGGCGCCAATGGCGCGCGCATCCGGCTGGCGCCGCAGAAGGACTGGGCCGCGAACGAGCCCGAACAACTGGGCAAGGTGCTCAAGGCGCTTGAAGGCATCCAGGCCGAGTTCAACGGCGCGCAATCCGGCGGCAAGAAGATCTCGCTGGCCGACCTGATCGTGCTGGCCGGTGGCGCGGCCATCGAGCAGGCGGCACAGAAGGCCGGCCACAAGGTCACCGTGCCGTTCTCGCCGGGCCGCACCGATGCGTCGCAGGAACAGACCGACGTCGACGTGATGGCGGCGCTCGAGCCGAAGGCGGACGGGTTCCGCAACTTCGTCAAGGCGAAGTACAGCATCCCGCCGGAGCACCTGCTGATCGACAAGGCGCAGCTGCTGACGCTGACCGTGCCCGAGATGACGGTGCTGATCGGCGGCCTGCGCGTGCTGAACGTGCATACCGGGCCCGATGCGCATGGCGTCCTCACCGACCGCCCCGAAACGCTGACCAACGACTTCTTCCGCAACCTGCTCGACATGCGGCTGGAATGGAAGCCGCTGTCGGACGAGCGCGAACTGTTCGAAGGACGCGACCGCAAGACCGGCGACAAGAAGTGGACCGGCACGCGTGTCGACCTTGTGTTCGGTTCGAACTCGCAGTTGCGCGCGCTTTGCGAGGTCTATGCCAGCGCGGATGCGCAGGAAAAGTTCGTCAGGGATTTCGTTGCGGCCTGGGCCAGGGTGATGAACCTCGACCGCTTCGACCTGCTGGATTGA
- a CDS encoding aminoacyl-tRNA deacylase, whose product MTMANTLAKCLSTRHSQFDTVRHPYSLSSMATAHAAHIPGDRLAKTVLLEDDSGYVAAVIPSTHHLKLAEIREQTGRNLSLAHEDGVREVFRDCDHGAIPPVAMAYGTQTWLDDSLLAHADVYFEAGDHQELVHMSTDQFMELMADAKRGHFAHRMM is encoded by the coding sequence ATGACCATGGCTAATACGCTGGCGAAATGCCTGAGCACGAGGCACAGCCAGTTCGACACCGTTCGGCACCCCTACAGCCTGAGCAGCATGGCCACTGCACACGCTGCACACATTCCCGGAGACCGCCTGGCCAAGACCGTCCTGCTGGAAGACGACAGCGGCTATGTCGCCGCGGTGATTCCCTCCACGCACCACCTGAAACTGGCGGAGATCCGCGAGCAGACCGGCCGCAACCTGTCGCTGGCGCACGAGGATGGCGTGCGCGAAGTGTTCAGGGACTGCGACCACGGCGCGATCCCGCCGGTCGCCATGGCGTATGGCACGCAGACCTGGCTGGACGACAGCCTGCTGGCGCATGCCGACGTCTATTTCGAAGCGGGCGACCACCAGGAGCTGGTGCACATGAGCACCGACCAGTTCATGGAACTGATGGCCGATGCCAAGCGCGGACACTTCGCGCACAGGATGATGTAG
- the ggt gene encoding gamma-glutamyltransferase: MQNFNWTNPYPSVRIPLFARNVVSTSHPLAAQAGLRMLLKGGNAVDAAIAAAAAITIVEPVSCGLGSDAFAILWDGKELHGLNSSGVAPAAWNPEYFRNKYGTDANGLANRPIRGWDSVTVPGVIAGWAAMHERFGKLPFADLMEPAIEIAERGYAVPPVVAHKWAAAVPELKDQPGYAETFMPNGRAPLVGEKFTMKAAAETLRKIGETRGRAYYEGEIAEKIAAFSQQCGGAMTLDDLRNYRPDWVKPISQAYRGYELHEIPPNGQGIAALVALGILGQFDMASIPVDSVDSQHLQIEAMKLAFADLYRYVADPRSMEVTPEQMLDDAYLKSRAKLIDMQRATHFNFGMPKVGGTIYLTAADENGMMVSFIQSNYMGFGSGVVVPGTGISLQNRGVGFSMDPKSANAVAGGKRPFHTIIPAFLTRDGHPVMSFGVMGGDMQPQGHLQTVVRMLDYNQQPQAACCAPRWKVNRDFTLDVEGTMDPATVEGLKARGHQLKSVDDPYMDFGSGQFIWRLSDDPEQGYVAASDSRRDGQAVGF, translated from the coding sequence ATGCAGAACTTCAACTGGACCAACCCCTATCCCTCCGTGCGCATCCCGCTGTTTGCGCGCAACGTGGTGTCGACCTCGCACCCGCTGGCCGCGCAGGCCGGCCTGCGCATGCTGCTCAAGGGCGGCAATGCCGTCGATGCCGCCATCGCCGCGGCGGCCGCGATCACCATCGTCGAGCCGGTCTCGTGCGGCCTGGGCAGCGATGCCTTCGCCATCCTGTGGGACGGCAAGGAACTGCATGGGCTGAACTCGTCGGGCGTGGCCCCGGCCGCCTGGAACCCGGAGTACTTCAGGAACAAGTACGGCACCGACGCCAACGGCCTGGCCAACCGCCCGATCCGCGGCTGGGACTCGGTCACCGTGCCCGGCGTGATCGCCGGCTGGGCGGCGATGCACGAGCGCTTCGGCAAGCTGCCCTTCGCCGACCTGATGGAGCCGGCGATCGAGATCGCCGAGCGCGGCTACGCCGTGCCGCCGGTGGTGGCGCACAAGTGGGCCGCCGCGGTGCCCGAGCTGAAGGACCAGCCGGGCTACGCCGAGACCTTCATGCCCAACGGCCGCGCGCCGCTGGTCGGCGAGAAGTTCACCATGAAGGCCGCCGCCGAGACGCTGCGCAAGATCGGCGAGACGCGCGGGCGCGCCTACTACGAAGGCGAGATCGCCGAGAAGATCGCCGCCTTCAGCCAGCAGTGCGGCGGCGCGATGACGCTGGACGACCTGCGCAACTATCGCCCCGACTGGGTCAAGCCGATCAGCCAGGCCTACCGCGGCTACGAGCTGCACGAGATCCCGCCCAACGGCCAGGGCATCGCCGCGCTGGTGGCGCTGGGCATCCTCGGCCAGTTCGACATGGCCTCGATCCCGGTCGACTCGGTCGATTCACAGCACCTGCAGATCGAAGCGATGAAGCTGGCCTTCGCCGACCTGTACCGCTACGTGGCCGATCCGCGCAGCATGGAGGTCACGCCCGAGCAGATGCTGGACGACGCCTACCTGAAGTCGCGCGCGAAGCTGATCGACATGCAGCGCGCCACGCATTTCAACTTCGGCATGCCCAAGGTGGGCGGCACCATCTACCTGACCGCCGCGGACGAAAACGGCATGATGGTCTCGTTCATCCAGTCAAACTACATGGGCTTCGGCTCGGGCGTGGTGGTGCCGGGCACCGGCATCAGCCTGCAGAACCGCGGCGTGGGCTTCTCGATGGATCCCAAGTCGGCCAACGCCGTGGCCGGCGGCAAGCGCCCGTTCCACACCATCATCCCGGCCTTCCTGACCAGGGACGGCCACCCGGTGATGAGCTTCGGCGTGATGGGCGGCGACATGCAGCCGCAGGGCCATCTGCAGACGGTGGTGCGCATGCTGGACTACAACCAGCAGCCGCAGGCCGCATGCTGCGCACCGCGCTGGAAGGTCAACCGCGATTTCACGCTGGACGTGGAAGGCACCATGGACCCGGCCACGGTCGAAGGCCTGAAGGCGCGCGGGCACCAGTTGAAGTCGGTGGACGATCCGTACATGGACTTCGGCTCCGGCCAATTCATCTGGCGCCTGTCGGACGATCCGGAGCAAGGTTACGTGGCGGCCAGCGACAGCCGGCGCGACGGGCAGGCGGTGGGTTTCTGA
- a CDS encoding pyridoxamine 5'-phosphate oxidase family protein, whose amino-acid sequence MTSHAITSLAELEALYAQPAAPSLSKEVDYLHPHYRAFIEAAPFCLLSTVADDWAECSPRGDMPGFVQVLDEHTLLLPDRRGNNRIDSLRNIVADPRVGLLFVIPGVNETIRVNGRAQISVDPALIARCVVDGKAPTTVLVITVQSVFFQCARALIRSRLWAADAQVARQSLPSNGEILATLSENAIDGAAYDRDLPERQRNSLY is encoded by the coding sequence ATGACCTCGCACGCCATCACCTCCCTGGCCGAACTGGAAGCGCTCTACGCCCAGCCCGCGGCGCCGTCGCTGTCAAAGGAAGTCGACTACCTGCATCCGCACTACCGCGCCTTTATCGAGGCCGCCCCGTTCTGCCTGCTGTCGACGGTCGCCGACGACTGGGCCGAATGCTCGCCGCGCGGCGACATGCCCGGTTTCGTGCAGGTGCTGGACGAACACACGCTGCTGCTGCCCGACCGGCGCGGCAACAACCGCATCGACAGCCTGCGCAATATCGTGGCCGATCCGCGCGTGGGCCTGCTGTTCGTGATCCCCGGCGTGAACGAGACCATCCGCGTCAACGGCCGCGCGCAGATCAGCGTCGACCCGGCGCTGATCGCGCGCTGCGTGGTCGACGGCAAGGCGCCGACCACGGTGCTGGTGATCACGGTGCAGTCGGTGTTCTTCCAGTGCGCCCGCGCGCTGATCCGCTCGCGCCTGTGGGCCGCGGATGCGCAGGTCGCGCGGCAGTCGCTGCCGAGCAACGGCGAGATCCTGGCCACGCTGAGCGAGAACGCCATCGACGGCGCCGCCTATGACCGCGACCTGCCCGAACGGCAGCGTAATTCTCTGTACTAG
- a CDS encoding Bug family tripartite tricarboxylate transporter substrate binding protein, with protein MKSWLRLAGIAAACGMCLAATPALADNYPGKPIRLIVPFPASGATDLLARAIAQKVGANIGQQIVVDNRPGAGGAIGSDMAAKAAPDGYTLLIATTSTHSIGPYINTRLPYNTETDFTPVGQVAIATNVLVVPNTLPVKNVHELVDYARKHPGELNYASSGNGTVVHLTAEAFKAQAGVFITHIPYRGTALAVPDLISGKVQVLFDSIVSGLPHVKDGKLKALAVTSAKRSPLAPEIPTASESGLPGFESDTWFGIYGPKGMPADIVNRLNAEFNKAIQSPEVKERLGKLGAEPVGGTPAQFAAMVKKDSARWGKLIKDRKITAE; from the coding sequence ATGAAATCCTGGCTGCGCCTCGCCGGCATCGCCGCCGCCTGCGGCATGTGCCTGGCCGCCACGCCCGCACTGGCCGACAACTATCCCGGCAAGCCGATCCGCCTGATCGTGCCCTTCCCGGCCAGCGGCGCGACCGACCTGCTGGCGCGCGCCATTGCCCAGAAGGTGGGCGCCAACATCGGCCAGCAGATCGTGGTGGACAACCGCCCCGGCGCCGGCGGCGCGATCGGTTCCGACATGGCGGCCAAGGCCGCGCCGGACGGCTACACGCTGCTGATCGCGACCACCAGCACGCACTCGATCGGCCCGTACATCAACACCCGCCTGCCGTACAACACCGAGACCGACTTCACCCCGGTCGGCCAGGTGGCGATCGCCACCAACGTGCTGGTGGTGCCGAACACCCTGCCGGTGAAGAATGTGCACGAACTGGTCGACTACGCCAGGAAGCATCCCGGCGAGCTCAACTACGCCTCCAGCGGCAATGGCACCGTGGTGCACCTGACCGCCGAGGCCTTCAAGGCGCAGGCCGGCGTGTTCATCACCCACATCCCCTACCGCGGCACCGCGCTGGCCGTGCCCGACCTGATCTCGGGCAAGGTGCAGGTGCTGTTCGACAGCATCGTCTCGGGCCTGCCGCACGTGAAGGACGGCAAGCTCAAGGCACTGGCGGTGACCAGCGCGAAGCGCTCGCCGCTGGCACCGGAGATCCCCACGGCCAGCGAGTCGGGACTGCCCGGCTTTGAGTCGGATACATGGTTCGGCATCTATGGGCCCAAGGGGATGCCGGCGGACATCGTCAATCGCCTGAATGCCGAGTTCAACAAGGCCATCCAGTCGCCCGAGGTCAAGGAGCGCCTGGGCAAGCTGGGCGCCGAGCCGGTCGGTGGCACGCCGGCGCAGTTTGCCGCCATGGTGAAGAAGGACAGCGCCCGCTGGGGCAAGCTGATCAAGGATCGCAAGATCACGGCAGAATAA
- a CDS encoding PhzF family phenazine biosynthesis protein, translating into MPTYAFRLLNVFAESTFGGNPLCVFEDARGMDEATMQALALQFNLSETTFILPSDNASARVRIFTPGYEMRFAGHPTLGTAHVVRELAGTGDTLTLEFLAGVVPVTAQDDVWTFTAPHSGMPKTAPAGLPDAELASLLGLQESDLLVSPLWVDTGADQLLVAVNSTDAVRRANPDSARLDIWPQSSLGRKTAYVFAFDPGQPGRVLSRYFFTKQGGGVAEDPGTGSACANLGGWLLATGRALPAEYLIDQGEAVGRPCRLRLSVGAGGAIRVGGRVLEIGRGTVTL; encoded by the coding sequence ATGCCCACCTACGCCTTCCGCCTGCTCAACGTCTTCGCCGAGTCCACCTTCGGCGGCAATCCCCTGTGCGTGTTCGAAGACGCGCGCGGCATGGACGAGGCCACCATGCAGGCGCTGGCGCTGCAGTTCAACCTGTCGGAAACCACCTTCATCCTGCCATCGGACAACGCCAGCGCGCGCGTGCGCATCTTCACGCCCGGCTATGAGATGCGTTTTGCCGGCCACCCCACGCTGGGCACCGCGCACGTGGTGCGCGAACTGGCCGGCACCGGCGACACGCTGACGCTCGAATTCCTCGCCGGCGTGGTCCCGGTGACGGCGCAGGACGATGTCTGGACCTTCACCGCGCCGCACAGCGGCATGCCGAAGACCGCCCCGGCGGGCCTGCCCGATGCCGAACTGGCAAGCCTGCTCGGCCTGCAGGAAAGCGACCTGCTGGTGTCGCCGCTGTGGGTGGACACCGGCGCCGACCAGCTGCTGGTGGCCGTGAACAGCACCGATGCCGTGCGGCGCGCCAATCCCGACAGCGCACGGCTCGACATCTGGCCGCAGAGCAGCCTGGGCCGCAAGACCGCTTACGTGTTCGCCTTCGATCCCGGGCAGCCGGGCCGCGTGCTGTCGCGCTATTTCTTCACCAAGCAGGGCGGCGGCGTGGCCGAGGACCCGGGCACGGGCTCGGCCTGCGCCAACCTGGGTGGCTGGCTGCTCGCCACCGGCCGGGCGCTGCCGGCCGAATACCTCATCGACCAGGGCGAGGCCGTCGGCCGTCCCTGCCGGTTGCGCCTGTCGGTCGGCGCGGGCGGCGCGATCCGCGTGGGCGGCCGCGTGCTGGAGATCGGCCGCGGCACCGTGACGCTCTGA
- a CDS encoding LysR substrate-binding domain-containing protein, with protein MSTIRFLRTFVAVAEQGSFAAAAGQVALTQAAVSLQMRALESELRRELFDRNGRVAVLNADGRALLPQARRLLALYDEMRLPLASDQAMAGAVAVGAVVSVMGGLSHAVARMKRTYPALDVRLVGAKSIELAAQVEAGELDAAILVEGATRIPGTLRWTPLYQEPLVAIAARGSPGRDAREALAQNPYLRFDRSQRTGVLVERALRRAHLKVNEFLELNAIEALVELVRQEVGVTVVPLLRRARWHDDEALRILPLLVNGEPVMRHIGMLERRDHGRGQVTAAVRAACGELFGA; from the coding sequence ATGAGCACTATCCGATTCCTCCGTACTTTCGTCGCCGTAGCCGAACAGGGCTCCTTCGCCGCAGCGGCCGGGCAGGTGGCCCTGACCCAGGCTGCTGTCAGCCTGCAGATGCGCGCGCTGGAAAGCGAGCTGCGGCGTGAGCTGTTCGACCGCAACGGCCGCGTCGCGGTGCTCAATGCCGATGGCCGCGCGCTGCTGCCGCAGGCGCGGCGCCTGCTCGCGCTGTATGACGAGATGCGGCTGCCGCTGGCATCGGACCAGGCCATGGCCGGTGCCGTGGCCGTGGGCGCGGTGGTGTCGGTGATGGGCGGCCTGTCGCACGCGGTGGCCCGCATGAAGCGCACCTACCCGGCGCTCGACGTGCGCCTGGTCGGCGCCAAGTCGATCGAGCTGGCGGCACAGGTCGAGGCCGGCGAGCTCGACGCGGCGATCCTAGTGGAAGGCGCCACGCGGATCCCCGGCACGCTGCGCTGGACGCCGCTATACCAGGAGCCGCTGGTGGCGATCGCGGCACGCGGCAGTCCCGGCCGGGATGCGCGCGAGGCGCTTGCGCAGAACCCCTACCTGCGCTTCGACCGCAGCCAGCGCACCGGCGTGCTGGTCGAGCGCGCGCTGCGCCGCGCGCACCTGAAGGTCAATGAGTTCCTGGAACTGAACGCCATCGAGGCGCTGGTCGAGCTGGTGCGCCAGGAGGTGGGCGTGACGGTGGTGCCGCTGCTGCGGCGCGCGCGCTGGCACGACGACGAGGCGCTGCGCATCTTGCCGCTGCTGGTCAACGGCGAGCCAGTCATGCGCCACATCGGCATGCTGGAGCGGCGCGACCACGGGCGCGGGCAGGTGACGGCGGCAGTGCGGGCGGCGTGCGGCGAACTGTTTGGCGCCTGA
- a CDS encoding CoA transferase, with product MNAHPDAAQVPPMPHDVVAALWRDAGLPAEALAHLRLDGAEPVLPSSFAVGTAAQASLAASALAAATLWQGRSGRWQDVSVDMRHAIAEFRSERYLRVDGGPAPELWDKIAGIYRCGDGRWVRLHTNFPHHRDGVLRLLGCAYDKAAVQAALEKREAETFETAASDAGLVVAALRSFDEWDRHPQAAALRGLPPVTLERIGDAPPQPLAAPASPDAQPLSGVRVLDFTRIIAGPVAGRTLAAHGADVLLVTAAHLPSIAPLVIDTGRGKRSCQLDLRDPDDKRTLHKLLHGADVMVQGYRPGGLAELGVGPEAAARARPGIVYVSLSAYGHVGPWAHKRGFDSLVQTATGFNHAEAEAAGSDTPRPLPAQVLDHAAGYLLAFGAMAALHRRALEGGSWHVRVSLAQVGQWLRGLGRVPQGLKAPEQKIDDVADLLEAVPSGFGMLTVVRHAAQLSGTPARWALPSEPLGTHAPEWLPR from the coding sequence ATGAACGCCCATCCCGATGCGGCACAAGTGCCGCCCATGCCCCACGATGTCGTTGCCGCGCTGTGGCGCGATGCCGGCCTGCCCGCCGAGGCGCTGGCCCACCTGCGCCTGGACGGCGCCGAGCCGGTGCTGCCTTCGAGCTTTGCCGTGGGGACCGCGGCGCAGGCCAGCCTGGCCGCATCGGCGCTGGCCGCCGCCACGCTGTGGCAAGGACGCAGCGGCCGCTGGCAGGACGTCAGCGTCGACATGCGCCATGCCATCGCCGAGTTCCGCAGCGAGCGCTACCTGCGCGTCGACGGTGGCCCCGCGCCCGAGCTGTGGGACAAGATCGCCGGGATCTACCGCTGCGGCGACGGCCGCTGGGTCCGGCTGCACACCAATTTCCCGCACCACCGCGACGGCGTGCTGCGCTTGCTGGGCTGCGCCTATGACAAGGCGGCGGTGCAGGCGGCGCTGGAAAAGCGGGAAGCCGAGACGTTCGAAACCGCCGCCTCCGATGCCGGGCTGGTGGTCGCTGCGCTGCGCAGCTTCGACGAATGGGACCGCCATCCGCAGGCCGCGGCGCTGCGCGGCCTGCCGCCGGTGACGCTGGAGCGCATCGGCGACGCGCCGCCGCAGCCGCTGGCGGCGCCCGCATCCCCCGATGCGCAGCCGCTGTCAGGGGTGCGCGTGCTCGATTTCACCCGCATCATCGCCGGCCCGGTGGCGGGTCGCACGCTGGCCGCGCATGGCGCGGACGTGCTGCTGGTGACCGCCGCGCACCTGCCGTCGATCGCGCCGCTGGTGATCGACACCGGCCGCGGCAAGCGCAGCTGCCAGCTCGATCTGCGCGATCCCGACGACAAGCGCACGCTGCACAAGCTGCTGCACGGCGCCGACGTGATGGTGCAGGGCTACCGGCCCGGCGGCCTGGCCGAACTGGGCGTGGGCCCGGAAGCCGCGGCGCGGGCGCGGCCGGGCATCGTCTATGTGTCGCTGAGCGCGTACGGCCACGTCGGGCCGTGGGCGCACAAGCGCGGTTTCGATTCGCTGGTGCAGACCGCCACCGGTTTCAACCACGCCGAGGCCGAAGCGGCCGGCAGCGACACCCCGCGGCCATTGCCGGCGCAGGTGCTGGACCATGCCGCGGGCTACCTGCTGGCATTCGGCGCGATGGCCGCGCTGCACCGGCGCGCGCTGGAAGGCGGCAGCTGGCACGTGCGCGTGTCGCTGGCGCAGGTGGGGCAGTGGCTGCGCGGGCTGGGGCGGGTGCCGCAGGGGCTGAAGGCGCCCGAGCAGAAGATCGACGATGTCGCCGACCTGCTCGAAGCGGTGCCGTCCGGCTTCGGCATGCTGACCGTGGTGCGCCACGCGGCGCAGCTGTCCGGGACGCCGGCGCGCTGGGCGCTGCCGTCCGAGCCGCTCGGCACGCATGCGCCGGAGTGGCTGCCACGCTAG